One Nitrospirota bacterium genomic window carries:
- a CDS encoding 16S rRNA (uracil(1498)-N(3))-methyltransferase: protein MTQLFLPPEELSSKQVRIKDEKARYLYSVLRLKRGELLGIFDGQGHKYIAEVSSAGKKEFIVELLRRDLHATESPVSLVLAQGLPKADKMDFIVQKTTELGIKTIIPLVTERSQVRYTGKIERWRKIAIAASQQSGRERIPEIHEPITIEDFLNLQNKPEIRVSGILLWEEETQNRIKDILHSFKGRKEILMLIGPEGGFSQKEANMAIESGFLSATLGPRILRAETAAIAVISIIQCEMGDMG from the coding sequence ATGACCCAACTTTTCCTCCCACCCGAGGAACTCTCATCAAAACAGGTCAGAATTAAAGATGAGAAGGCCAGATATCTATACTCAGTATTAAGACTAAAACGTGGTGAACTGCTGGGAATCTTTGATGGTCAAGGCCATAAATACATAGCTGAGGTTAGTAGCGCAGGTAAAAAAGAATTCATTGTAGAATTGCTGAGAAGAGATTTGCATGCTACAGAATCCCCTGTTTCACTTGTCCTTGCCCAGGGTCTACCAAAAGCAGACAAAATGGATTTTATCGTTCAGAAGACAACCGAGCTTGGCATAAAAACAATCATCCCCCTTGTAACAGAGCGGTCTCAGGTCAGATACACAGGTAAAATAGAGCGGTGGAGAAAAATCGCCATAGCAGCTTCCCAGCAATCAGGTAGAGAGCGAATCCCTGAAATACATGAGCCCATTACAATTGAGGACTTTCTCAACCTCCAGAACAAACCCGAGATTAGAGTTTCAGGAATCCTTTTATGGGAAGAGGAGACACAGAATAGGATAAAAGACATTCTCCACAGTTTTAAAGGCAGGAAGGAAATCTTAATGCTTATAGGGCCGGAAGGTGGATTTTCTCAGAAAGAAGCCAATATGGCAATAGAGTCAGGCTTCCTATCAGCAACACTGGGACCGAGAATTTTAAGGGCAGAAACCGCAGCCATAGCCGTTATAAGCATTATTCAATGCGAGATGGGCGATATGGGTTAA
- the dnaK gene encoding molecular chaperone DnaK: MGKVIGIDLGTTNSVVAVMQAGEPIVIPNQEGTRTTPSVVAFTEKGERLVGQIAKRQAITNPENTIFSIKRLMVRNYDSPQVKEAIRRLPYKIVAAPNGDAHVEVRGKVYSPPEISAMILQKLKQAAEDYLGEPVTDAVITVPAYFNDSQRQATKDAGRIAGLNVLRIINEPTAASLAYGMEKKKEERIAVYDLGGGTFDISILEIGEGVVEVKSTNGDTYLGGDDFDLRIMDWMVDEFKKDYGIDLRKDKMALQRLKEAAEKAKIELSSAMETEINLPFITADASGPKHLLMKITRAKFEQLVNDLIQKTIEPCKMALADAAVAPEGIDEILLVGGQTRTPKVQQVVQSFIEKEPNKGVNPDEVVAVGAAIQAGVLKGEVKEILLLDVTPLSLGIETLGGIFTRLIERNTTIPTKKGQIFSTATDNQPAVTIKVCQGEREMAADNKLLGVFELIGIPPAPRGIPQVEVTFDIDANGILHVSAKDLGTGKEQSIRITASSGLTEEEIKNMTKDADAHAEEDKRKRQLAEVRNEADTLIYTVEKSLRDYGDKLTLHEKEAIEKALERCKKVKDTSSDVGELRSAVDALSQASHKFAEHIYKTAGAGAQAGEASTKEQKPQEEAVEAEFEEVDKDKREQ; the protein is encoded by the coding sequence ATGGGAAAGGTAATTGGCATTGACCTTGGAACAACCAATTCAGTCGTAGCTGTAATGCAAGCTGGGGAACCAATAGTTATACCTAATCAAGAGGGGACGAGAACTACCCCTTCTGTTGTTGCCTTTACAGAAAAAGGAGAACGACTTGTCGGTCAGATAGCCAAAAGGCAAGCAATCACAAATCCAGAAAATACAATATTCTCTATAAAAAGGCTCATGGTTAGAAATTACGACTCACCACAGGTAAAAGAAGCTATAAGGCGTCTACCCTATAAAATCGTAGCTGCACCAAATGGAGATGCACATGTTGAAGTCAGAGGGAAAGTTTATTCACCGCCAGAAATCTCTGCAATGATACTACAGAAATTAAAACAGGCAGCAGAAGATTATCTTGGAGAGCCTGTCACAGATGCAGTTATAACAGTTCCGGCCTATTTTAATGATAGCCAGCGCCAGGCAACTAAAGACGCTGGAAGGATTGCGGGTCTCAATGTTTTAAGGATCATCAATGAACCAACCGCAGCATCTCTTGCTTACGGGATGGAGAAAAAGAAAGAGGAGAGGATCGCTGTATATGACCTCGGCGGAGGAACTTTTGATATATCCATTCTTGAAATCGGGGAAGGCGTTGTTGAGGTAAAATCAACAAATGGTGATACCTATCTGGGTGGTGATGACTTTGACCTCAGAATAATGGACTGGATGGTCGATGAATTTAAAAAAGATTATGGCATAGATTTGCGCAAAGACAAAATGGCACTACAAAGATTAAAAGAAGCCGCTGAAAAAGCAAAAATAGAATTGTCCTCAGCAATGGAAACAGAAATAAACCTCCCATTTATCACAGCAGATGCCAGCGGGCCAAAACACCTTCTGATGAAAATAACCAGGGCAAAGTTTGAACAGTTAGTAAACGACCTTATACAAAAAACAATCGAGCCGTGTAAGATGGCCTTGGCAGATGCTGCAGTTGCGCCTGAAGGCATCGATGAGATATTGCTCGTGGGAGGTCAGACCAGGACTCCAAAGGTACAGCAGGTTGTTCAGAGCTTTATAGAGAAAGAGCCGAACAAAGGGGTTAACCCTGATGAAGTTGTAGCGGTCGGCGCTGCAATTCAAGCTGGTGTGTTAAAAGGTGAAGTAAAAGAAATCCTCCTTCTTGATGTAACTCCCCTCTCCCTTGGAATAGAAACCCTCGGCGGAATTTTTACAAGACTCATTGAAAGAAACACTACAATACCAACAAAGAAAGGCCAGATATTCTCTACAGCAACGGATAATCAGCCAGCAGTTACCATAAAAGTCTGCCAGGGCGAAAGGGAGATGGCTGCTGATAACAAACTCTTAGGTGTCTTCGAACTTATTGGGATACCTCCTGCTCCGAGGGGAATCCCACAGGTTGAGGTTACTTTTGACATTGATGCAAATGGAATTTTACATGTGTCTGCAAAAGACCTCGGCACAGGAAAAGAACAGTCCATAAGGATAACTGCCTCGAGCGGCCTTACAGAAGAAGAAATTAAAAACATGACAAAAGATGCAGATGCCCATGCTGAGGAAGATAAGAGAAAGCGGCAGCTTGCAGAGGTAAGAAATGAGGCGGATACTTTAATATATACAGTTGAAAAATCCTTACGAGATTACGGAGACAAACTTACACTTCATGAGAAAGAAGCGATTGAGAAGGCCTTAGAACGTTGTAAAAAAGTAAAAGATACAAGCAGTGATGTAGGAGAGCTTAGAAGCGCTGTTGATGCATTAAGTCAAGCTTCTCATAAATTTGCAGAACATATTTATAAGACTGCTGGTGCAGGTGCCCAGGCAGGTGAAGCATCTACTAAAGAGCAGAAGCCTCAGGAAGAAGCTGTTGAAGCTGAATTTGAAGAGGTAGATAAAGATAAGAGAGAGCAGTGA
- the dnaJ gene encoding molecular chaperone DnaJ: MKDYYQILGVQRDATEADIKKAFRRLALKYHPDRNSGNKEAEEHFKEINEAYACLSGTQKRMNYDRFGTAEGVGAGFDAFTTGFGDIFENIFGDFFGPFARKRGPRPTKGSDLRYDLGINLHDVVFGTERVIEVPRWETCPTCSGNGSMPGKGPISCSTCKGSGQIRFQQGFFSISRTCSHCQGTGRIITHPCTECKGEGKLREFKTVSVKIPPGVDTGTRLKLSGEGEAGTYGGPYGDLYVIIKVAPHPFFKRKDNDIICEVPITFPQAALGAEIDVPTMDGKATIKIPAGTPTNKTFHLNGKGIPRLGGHGRGNQIVAVYIDVPKKLTPQQKELLEEFARISGDEISKSFMDKIKDFFGKEEVGQR; this comes from the coding sequence GTGAAAGATTATTACCAGATACTCGGTGTTCAAAGGGATGCCACAGAGGCAGATATTAAAAAAGCCTTCAGGCGTTTGGCCCTCAAATATCATCCGGATAGAAACTCCGGCAATAAGGAGGCCGAAGAGCATTTTAAAGAGATAAACGAAGCTTATGCCTGCCTCAGCGGTACACAAAAGAGAATGAATTACGATAGATTTGGTACTGCCGAAGGAGTGGGGGCAGGCTTTGATGCTTTCACAACAGGTTTTGGCGACATATTTGAAAATATCTTCGGTGATTTCTTTGGACCCTTTGCGAGGAAAAGAGGGCCACGGCCAACAAAAGGCTCAGACCTCCGCTATGACCTCGGAATAAATCTTCACGATGTGGTTTTTGGCACAGAGCGAGTCATTGAAGTCCCCAGATGGGAAACATGTCCAACCTGCAGTGGAAATGGCTCAATGCCTGGAAAAGGCCCTATTTCGTGTTCCACATGCAAGGGATCAGGCCAGATAAGGTTCCAGCAGGGATTTTTCAGTATCTCAAGGACATGCAGCCACTGCCAGGGAACAGGCAGGATAATAACTCACCCCTGTACTGAATGCAAAGGAGAAGGCAAACTCAGAGAATTCAAAACAGTCTCCGTAAAAATACCTCCAGGAGTAGACACAGGGACAAGACTCAAACTCTCAGGAGAAGGAGAAGCAGGAACTTATGGAGGGCCTTACGGAGACCTTTATGTGATAATAAAAGTTGCTCCTCATCCATTTTTTAAAAGAAAAGACAATGATATTATATGCGAGGTTCCCATAACCTTTCCCCAGGCTGCCCTCGGCGCTGAAATAGATGTGCCAACCATGGATGGGAAAGCCACAATAAAAATTCCAGCAGGGACGCCTACTAACAAGACCTTTCACCTGAACGGCAAGGGAATTCCAAGGCTCGGAGGGCACGGCAGAGGAAATCAGATAGTGGCGGTTTATATCGATGTGCCAAAGAAACTCACTCCACAACAGAAAGAGCTCCTGGAAGAATTCGCCAGAATAAGCGGTGATGAAATATCAAAAAGTTTCATGGACAAAATAAAGGACTTTTTTGGTAAAGAAGAAGTAGGTCAACGGTAA